In one Aromatoleum aromaticum EbN1 genomic region, the following are encoded:
- a CDS encoding glutathione S-transferase family protein, with protein sequence MKLIIGNKNYSSWSLRAWLAAKASGQQFEEIRIALFIPGSRERILSHSPSGKVPCLIDHGLAIWDSLAICEYLAEKAPGLWPANTAARAIARSVSAEMHSGFTDLRQHMTMNIRKDYAGQGHNAAVDANIARIEAIWNDCRERFGTQANPAGPYLFGAFSAADAMYAPICFRFKTYGVRPAAAAGEYLDAMLAHPLMQEWAAAANAESESIPSEDLYG encoded by the coding sequence ATGAAACTGATCATCGGCAACAAGAACTACTCGTCCTGGTCGTTGCGTGCGTGGCTCGCGGCGAAGGCCAGCGGCCAGCAGTTCGAGGAGATCCGCATCGCGCTGTTCATCCCCGGCAGCCGCGAACGCATCCTGTCGCATTCGCCGTCCGGGAAAGTGCCGTGCCTGATCGATCACGGCCTGGCGATCTGGGACTCGCTCGCGATCTGCGAATACCTCGCCGAGAAGGCACCAGGGCTGTGGCCGGCTAACACCGCGGCGCGCGCGATCGCCCGCTCGGTCAGCGCCGAGATGCATTCCGGCTTCACCGACCTGCGCCAGCACATGACGATGAACATCCGCAAGGACTACGCCGGCCAGGGACACAACGCGGCGGTCGATGCGAACATCGCACGCATCGAGGCGATCTGGAACGATTGCCGCGAGCGTTTCGGCACGCAGGCGAATCCTGCCGGGCCATATCTGTTCGGCGCGTTCTCGGCAGCCGATGCGATGTACGCGCCAATCTGCTTCCGCTTCAAGACCTACGGCGTGCGACCCGCCGCAGCCGCGGGCGAGTACCTCGACGCGATGCTCGCGCACCCGCTGATGCAGGAGTGGGCAGCGGCAGCGAATGCCGAAAGCGAATCGATCCCGTCCGAAGATCTTTACGGCTGA